In Microbacterium sp. AB, a single genomic region encodes these proteins:
- a CDS encoding FadR/GntR family transcriptional regulator: MSTTRAEEIARVLADRIVEGIVAPGDRLPSEAKLVAEFGASRTVVREALHRLQSRGLVRTRVGSGSYALTPPVPAAGDDWLAARSESERAELHAFRIAIESEAAALAARSPSPEEIAAVDDALAALAHARLPVETVEADFAFHRAIAVASGNRYLLAALDRMGARSIILPRARISDQERDAAEAAAVLAEHRAVAVAVRLADPLAAAAAMRAHLTASTARRAAR, encoded by the coding sequence ATGAGCACCACGCGCGCGGAGGAGATCGCCCGGGTCCTGGCCGACCGCATCGTCGAGGGGATCGTCGCACCGGGCGATCGGCTGCCGAGCGAGGCGAAGCTCGTGGCCGAGTTCGGCGCGAGCCGCACGGTCGTCCGCGAGGCCCTGCACCGCCTGCAGTCGCGCGGCCTCGTGCGTACGCGTGTCGGGTCGGGCAGCTACGCGCTCACGCCGCCGGTCCCGGCCGCGGGCGACGACTGGCTCGCCGCGCGCTCGGAGTCCGAGCGCGCGGAGCTGCACGCGTTCCGCATCGCGATCGAGTCGGAGGCCGCCGCCCTCGCCGCCCGGTCGCCGTCTCCCGAGGAGATCGCGGCGGTCGACGACGCTCTCGCGGCACTCGCGCATGCCCGTCTGCCCGTCGAGACCGTGGAGGCGGATTTCGCGTTCCACCGCGCGATCGCGGTGGCGTCCGGCAACCGCTACCTCCTCGCCGCGCTCGACCGGATGGGCGCCCGCTCCATCATCCTGCCCCGCGCACGGATCTCGGACCAGGAGCGCGACGCCGCCGAGGCCGCCGCGGTGCTGGCCGAGCACCGCGCCGTGGCCGTGGCCGTCCGCCTCGCCGACCCGCTCGCGGCGGCCGCGGCGATGCGCGCGCACCTCACGGCGTCGACGGCCCGTCGCGCGGCGCGCTGA